In Equus przewalskii isolate Varuska chromosome 6, EquPr2, whole genome shotgun sequence, one DNA window encodes the following:
- the PCF11 gene encoding pre-mRNA cleavage complex 2 protein Pcf11 isoform X2: protein MSEQTPAEAGTAGAREDACRDYQSSLEDLTFNSKPHINMLTILAEENLPFAKEIVSLIEAQTAKAPSSEKLPVMYLMDSIVKNVGREYLTAFTKNLVATFICVFEKVDENTRKSLFKLRSTWDEIFPLKKLYALDVRVNSLDPAWPIKPLPPNVNTSSIHVNPKFLNKSPEEPSTPGTVVSSPSISTPPIVPDIQKNLTQEQLIRQQLLAKQKQLLELQQKKLELELEQAKAQLAVSLSVQQETSNLGAGSAPSKLHVSQIPPMAVKAPHQVSVQPEKSRPGPSLQIQDLKGTNRDPRLNRMSQHSSHGKDQSHRKEFLVNTLNQSDIKTSKTIPSEKLNSSKQEKSKSGEKITKKELDQLDSKSKSKSKSPSPLKNKLSHTKDLKNQESESARVSDMSKRDPRLKKHLQDKTDSKDDDVKEKRKTAEKKDKDEHMKSSEHRLVGSRNKIINGIVQKQDTITEESEKQGTKPGRSSTRKRSRSRSPKSRSPIIHSPKRRDRRSPKRRQRSMSPTSTPKAGKIRQSGVKQSHMEEFTPPSREERNAKRSTKQDVRDPRRIKKSEEERPQETANQHSTKSGTEPKENIENWQSSKSTKRWKSGWEENKSLQQGDEHSKSPHLRHRESWSSTKGILSPRAPKQQHRLSVDANLQIPKELTLASKRELLQKTSERLASGEITQDEFLVVVHQIRQLFQYQEGVREEQRSPFNDRFPLKRPRYEDSDKPFVDSPASRFAGLDTNQRLTALAEDRPLFDGPSRPSVTRDGPTKMIFEGPNKLSPRIDGPPAPGSLRFDGSPGQMGGGGPLRFEGPQGQLGGGCPLRFEGPPGPVGTPLRFEGPIGQAGGGGFRFEGSPGLRFEGSAGGLRFEGPGGQPVGGLRFEGHRGQPVGGIRFEGPHGQPVGGLRFDNPRGQPVGGLRFEGAHGPSGAAIRFDGPHGQPAGGIRFEGPLLQQGVGMRFEGPHGQSVAGLRFEGQHNQLGGNLRFEGPHGQPGVGIRFEGPLVQQGGGMRFEGPSVPGGGLRIEGPLGQGGPRFEGCHALRFDGQPGQPSLLPRFDGLHGQPGPRFERTGQPGPQRFDGPPGQQVQPRFDGVPQRFDGPQHQQASRFDIPLGLQGTRFDNHPSQRLESVSFNQTGPYNDPPGSAFNAPSQGLQFQRHEQIFDSPQGPNFNGPHGPGNQNFSNPLNRASGHYFDEKNLQSSQFGNFGNLPAPITVGNIQASQQVLTGVAQPVAFGQGQQFLPVHPQNPGAFVQNPSGALPKAYPDNHLSQVDVNELFSKLLKTGILKLSQPDSATTQVNEVAAQPPPEEEEDQNEDQDVPDLTNFTIEELKQRYDSVINRLYTGIQCYSCGMRFTTSQTDVYADHLDWHYRQNRTEKDVSRKVTHRRWYYSLTDWIEFEEIADLEERAKSQFFEKVHEEVVLKTQEAAKEKEFQSVPAGPAGAVESCEICQEQFEQYWDEEEEEWHLKNAIRVDGKIYHPSCYEDYQNTSSFDCTPSPSKTPVENPLNIMLNIVKNELQEPCESSKVKEEQIDTPPACTEESIATPTEIKTENDTVESV from the exons ATGTCAGAGCAGACGCCGGCCGAGGCCGGTACTGCGGGGGCCCGGGAGGACGCCTGTCGGGATTATCAGTCATCACTCGAAGACCTGACCTTCAATAGCAAACCGCACATCAATATGCTGACCATTCTAGCCGAGGAGAACCTGCCCTTCGCCAAGGAGATCGTCTCTCTCATCGAGGCCCAAACCGCCAAG GCTCCTTCCTCAGAGAAGCTTCCCGTTATGTACCTTATGGATTCTATCGTGAAAAACGTTGGAAGAGAGTATCTCACTGCCTTTACTAAAAATCTAGTTGcaacatttatttgtgtgtttgaaaaG GTGGATGAAAATActagaaaaagtttatttaaattacGTTCCACATGGGATGAGATATTCCCTTTGAAGAAACTTTATGCCCTGGATGTCAGAGTCAATTCGTTAGATCCTGCTTGGCCTATTAAACCTCTACCCCCTAATGTGAATACATCTAGCATCCATGTGaatcctaaatttttaaataaatcg ccTGAAGAGCCTTCAACACCTGGCACAGTGGTCAGTTCCCCTAGCATCTCCACTCCTCCAATTGTTCCTGATATACAAAAGAATCTTACCCAAGAACAACTAATAAGGCAGCAGTTACtggcaaaacaaaaacagttgtTAGAACTTCAGCAGAAAAAGCTGGAGCTTGAGCTAGAGCAAGCTAAGGCACAACTG gCAGTTTCTCTTAGTGTTCAGCAGGAGACATCCAACTTGGGTGCTGGATCTGCACCATCCAAATTACACGTGTCACAAATTCCCCCCATGGCAGTTAAAGCTCCCCATCAGGTTTCTGTGCAACCTGAGAAAAGCCGTCCAGGTCCATCCTTACAAATTCAGGATTTGAAAGGAACTAACAGGGATCCCCGTCTTAATAGGATGAGTCAACATTCTTCTCATGGAAAAGATCAGAGTCACAGGAAAGAATTCCTAGTGAACACATTGAACCAATCTGATATTAAGACAAGTAAAACTATACCCTCTGAAAAACTAAATTCATCcaagcaagaaaaaagtaaatcaggtgaaaaaataaccaagaaaGAACTTGACCAGTTAGATTCTAAATCTAAATCTAAGTCTAAATCACCATCacctttgaaaaacaaattatcccacacaaaagacttgaaaaatcaAGAATCTGAAAGTGCAAGGGTGTCTGATATGAGCAAGAGAGAtccaagattaaaaaaacatcTTCAGGATAAGACTGATAGCAAAGATGATGatgtgaaagagaagagaaaaactgcaGAAAAGAAGGATAAAGATGAGCACATGAAATCATCTGAACACAGACTGGTtggaagtagaaataaaatcataaatggcATTGTACAAAAACAGGATACAATAACGGAAGAATCAGAAAAACAGGGGACAAAACCAGGGAGATCAAGTACCAGAAAGCGATCAAGATCTCGATCACCAAAGTCTCGGTCACCAATTATACATTCTCCAAAGAGAAGAGATAGGCGGTCACCCAAAAGAAGGCAAAGGAGTATGTCTCCAACCTCGACACCCAAAGCTGGAAAGATTCGCCAATCAGGAGTTAAGCAGTCACATATGGAGGAGTTTACGCCACCttccagggaagaaagaaatgctaAGAGAAGTACTAAACAGGATGTTCGAGATCCAAGGcgaataaaaaagagtgaagaggaACGACCACAGGAAACTGCAAATCAGCATTCTACAAAGTCAGGCACTGAACCAAAGGAGAATATAGAAAATTGGCAAAGTTCCAAGTCTACCAAAAGATGGAAATCTggttgggaagaaaataaaag cttaCAACAGGGTGATGAACATAGTAAATCTCCTCATCTAAGGCACAGGGAGAGTTGGTCAAGCACTAAAGGGATCTTGTCACCTCGAGCCCCAAAGCAGCAGCATCGATTAAGTGTAGATGCCAATCTTCAGATTCCTAAAGAGTTAACTCTTGCAAGCAAAAGAGAATTACTGCAAAAG ACGAGTGAACGTTTAGCATCTGGTGAAATTACACAGGATGAGTTCCTTGTTGTTGTGCATCAAATTCGACAGCTATTTCAGTATCAAGAAG gtgtACGAGAAGAGCAGAGATCGCCATTCAATGATCGTTTTCCACTTAAGCGACCTAGGTATGAAGATTCAGATAAACCATTTGTAGATAGCCCAGCATCGAGATTCGCCGGCCTTGATACAAATCAGCGACTTACAGCTTTAGCTGAAGACAGACCATTATTTGATGGACCTAGTAGGCCATCAGTAACGAGAGATGGCCCAACCAAGATGATTTTTGAAGGACCTAATAAATTAAGCCCTAGAATTGATGGACCTCCTGCACCAGGTTCTCTTCGGTTTGATGGGTCACCAGGACAAATGGGGGGAGGTGGCCCTTTGAGATTTGAAGGACCACAAGGTCAGCTAGGAGGTGGGTGTCCTTTGAGATTTGAAGGTCCTCCAGGACCAGTAGGGACACCTCTGCGGTTTGAGGGGCCAATTGGTCAAGCAGGAGGAGGTGGTTTTCGGTTTGAAGGTTCCCCTGGTCTGAGGTTTGAGGGATCTGCAGGTGGTTTGCGATTTGAAGgaccagggggccagcctgtgggTGGTCTCAGGTTTGAGGGACATCGGGGTCAACCTGTGGGTGGTATAAGGTTTGAGGGACCTCATGGTCAGCCTGTGGGTGGACTTAGATTTGATAATCCTCGAGGTCAGCCTGTAGGTGGACTTAGATTTGAGGGGGCTCATGGCCCATCAGGGGCTGCAATTAGGTTTGATGGACCTCATGGTCAGCCAGCAGGTGGGATCAGATTTGAGGGCCCTTTGCTACAGCAGGGAGTTGGAATGAGGTTTGAGGGTCCCCACGGTCAGTCAGTAGCTGGTCTGAGGTTTGAAGGGCAACATAATCAACTCGGTGGGAACCTTAGGTTTGAGGGTCCACACGGTCAACCAGGGGTTGGGATCAGGTTTGAAGGACCTTTAGTCCAACAAGGAGGTGGAATGAGGTTTGAGGGTCCTTCCGTACCAGGAGGTGGCCTGAGAATTGAAGGGCCTCTGGGTCAAGGTGGTCCGAGATTTGAAGGTTGTCATGCTTTAAGGTTTGATGGACAGCCAGGTCAGCCATCACTCTTGCCAAGATTTGATGGATTACATGGTCAGCCAGGTCCTAGATTTGAACGAACTGGTCAGCCAGGCCCACAGAGATTTGATGGACCGCCTGGACAACAGGTTCAACCAAGATTTGATGGTGTACCTCAAAGATTTGATGGTCCACAACACCAGCAAGCATCAAGGTTTGATATTCCTCTTGGTCTTCAAGGCACACGATTTGACAATCATCCTTCACAAAGGCTTGAATCAGTATCTTTCAATCAAACTGGTCCATATAATGATCCACCTGGCAGTGCTTTTAATGCCCCATCCCAAGGACTGCAGTTCCAAAGACATGAACAAATATTTGATTCACCTCAAGGACCAAATTTTAATGGACCACATGGCCCTGGAAACCAGAATTTCTCGAATCCCCTTAACAGAGCTTCTGGACACTACTTTGATGAAAAGAATCTTCAGAGTTCTCAATTTGGAAACTTTGGCAATTTACCTGCTCCAATAACAGTAGGAAATATTCAGGCATCTCAACAG GTTCTGACTGGTGTTGCTCAGCCAGTGGCATTTGGCCAAGGACAACAATTTTTACCAGTTCATCCACAGAATCCTGGAGCATTTGTTCAGAATCCTTCAG gagccCTTCCTAAGGCATATCCTGATAATCATCTCAGTCAGGTGGATGTAAACgaattattttcaaaactgcTAAAAACAGGAATTCTCAAATTGTCGCAGCCTGATTCAGCTACAACGC AAGTAAATGAAGTTGCTGCTCAGCCTCCCCCTGAAGAGGAGGAAGATCAAAATGAAGATCAAGATGTTCCAGATCTTACCAATTTTACAATTGAAGAATTGAAACA ACGTTACGATAGTGTTATAAATCGACTGTACACTGGTATTCAGTGTTACTCTTGTGGAATGAGGTTTACAACATCACAGACAGATGTATACGCAGATCACTTGGACTGGCATTATCGGCAAAATAGAACTGAAAAAGATGTTAGCAGAAAAGTCACTCATAGACGTTGGTACTACAGTTTAACA GACTGGATAGAATTTGAGGAAATAGCTGATCTGGAAGAACGTGCAAAGAGCCAGTTTTTTGAAAAGGTGCATGAAGAAGTCGTGCTCAAAACTCAGGAGGCTGCTAAAGAAAAGGAGTTCCAAAGTGTACCTGCTGGGCCAGCTGGAGCAGTTGAG aGTTGTGAAATCTGTCAAGAACAATTTGAACAATActgggatgaggaagaggaggaatggcatttaaaaaatgctattagaGTGGATGGAAAG atTTATCATCCATCATGTTATGAAGATTATCAAAAT ACGTCTTCATTTGATTGTACACCATCTCCCAGCAAGACACCAGTTGAAAACCCCTTGAACATTATGTTGAACATTGTCAAAAACGAATTGCAGGAACCCTGTGAAAGTTCCAAAGTTAAGGAAGAACAAATTGATACCCCACCAGCTTGTACAGAAGAAAGCATTGCAACACCCactgaaattaaaacagaaaatgatacAGTTGAGtcagtttaa
- the PCF11 gene encoding pre-mRNA cleavage complex 2 protein Pcf11 isoform X1, whose product MSEQTPAEAGTAGAREDACRDYQSSLEDLTFNSKPHINMLTILAEENLPFAKEIVSLIEAQTAKAPSSEKLPVMYLMDSIVKNVGREYLTAFTKNLVATFICVFEKVDENTRKSLFKLRSTWDEIFPLKKLYALDVRVNSLDPAWPIKPLPPNVNTSSIHVNPKFLNKSPEEPSTPGTVVSSPSISTPPIVPDIQKNLTQEQLIRQQLLAKQKQLLELQQKKLELELEQAKAQLAVSLSVQQETSNLGAGSAPSKLHVSQIPPMAVKAPHQVSVQPEKSRPGPSLQIQDLKGTNRDPRLNRMSQHSSHGKDQSHRKEFLVNTLNQSDIKTSKTIPSEKLNSSKQEKSKSGEKITKKELDQLDSKSKSKSKSPSPLKNKLSHTKDLKNQESESARVSDMSKRDPRLKKHLQDKTDSKDDDVKEKRKTAEKKDKDEHMKSSEHRLVGSRNKIINGIVQKQDTITEESEKQGTKPGRSSTRKRSRSRSPKSRSPIIHSPKRRDRRSPKRRQRSMSPTSTPKAGKIRQSGVKQSHMEEFTPPSREERNAKRSTKQDVRDPRRIKKSEEERPQETANQHSTKSGTEPKENIENWQSSKSTKRWKSGWEENKSLQQGDEHSKSPHLRHRESWSSTKGILSPRAPKQQHRLSVDANLQIPKELTLASKRELLQKTSERLASGEITQDEFLVVVHQIRQLFQYQEGKHRCNVRDSPTEENKGGLKKKPLLSDAELTYYEHKAKLKRTQVQHSFPRLDLLDPDIFDYPLTDALLSGIECEPSKTKHASRNSGAQFDRKEQFSERARRLSPISGSRTYAENLSPHEGRRRHDEQVSAKGVREEQRSPFNDRFPLKRPRYEDSDKPFVDSPASRFAGLDTNQRLTALAEDRPLFDGPSRPSVTRDGPTKMIFEGPNKLSPRIDGPPAPGSLRFDGSPGQMGGGGPLRFEGPQGQLGGGCPLRFEGPPGPVGTPLRFEGPIGQAGGGGFRFEGSPGLRFEGSAGGLRFEGPGGQPVGGLRFEGHRGQPVGGIRFEGPHGQPVGGLRFDNPRGQPVGGLRFEGAHGPSGAAIRFDGPHGQPAGGIRFEGPLLQQGVGMRFEGPHGQSVAGLRFEGQHNQLGGNLRFEGPHGQPGVGIRFEGPLVQQGGGMRFEGPSVPGGGLRIEGPLGQGGPRFEGCHALRFDGQPGQPSLLPRFDGLHGQPGPRFERTGQPGPQRFDGPPGQQVQPRFDGVPQRFDGPQHQQASRFDIPLGLQGTRFDNHPSQRLESVSFNQTGPYNDPPGSAFNAPSQGLQFQRHEQIFDSPQGPNFNGPHGPGNQNFSNPLNRASGHYFDEKNLQSSQFGNFGNLPAPITVGNIQASQQVLTGVAQPVAFGQGQQFLPVHPQNPGAFVQNPSGALPKAYPDNHLSQVDVNELFSKLLKTGILKLSQPDSATTQVNEVAAQPPPEEEEDQNEDQDVPDLTNFTIEELKQRYDSVINRLYTGIQCYSCGMRFTTSQTDVYADHLDWHYRQNRTEKDVSRKVTHRRWYYSLTDWIEFEEIADLEERAKSQFFEKVHEEVVLKTQEAAKEKEFQSVPAGPAGAVESCEICQEQFEQYWDEEEEEWHLKNAIRVDGKIYHPSCYEDYQNTSSFDCTPSPSKTPVENPLNIMLNIVKNELQEPCESSKVKEEQIDTPPACTEESIATPTEIKTENDTVESV is encoded by the exons ATGTCAGAGCAGACGCCGGCCGAGGCCGGTACTGCGGGGGCCCGGGAGGACGCCTGTCGGGATTATCAGTCATCACTCGAAGACCTGACCTTCAATAGCAAACCGCACATCAATATGCTGACCATTCTAGCCGAGGAGAACCTGCCCTTCGCCAAGGAGATCGTCTCTCTCATCGAGGCCCAAACCGCCAAG GCTCCTTCCTCAGAGAAGCTTCCCGTTATGTACCTTATGGATTCTATCGTGAAAAACGTTGGAAGAGAGTATCTCACTGCCTTTACTAAAAATCTAGTTGcaacatttatttgtgtgtttgaaaaG GTGGATGAAAATActagaaaaagtttatttaaattacGTTCCACATGGGATGAGATATTCCCTTTGAAGAAACTTTATGCCCTGGATGTCAGAGTCAATTCGTTAGATCCTGCTTGGCCTATTAAACCTCTACCCCCTAATGTGAATACATCTAGCATCCATGTGaatcctaaatttttaaataaatcg ccTGAAGAGCCTTCAACACCTGGCACAGTGGTCAGTTCCCCTAGCATCTCCACTCCTCCAATTGTTCCTGATATACAAAAGAATCTTACCCAAGAACAACTAATAAGGCAGCAGTTACtggcaaaacaaaaacagttgtTAGAACTTCAGCAGAAAAAGCTGGAGCTTGAGCTAGAGCAAGCTAAGGCACAACTG gCAGTTTCTCTTAGTGTTCAGCAGGAGACATCCAACTTGGGTGCTGGATCTGCACCATCCAAATTACACGTGTCACAAATTCCCCCCATGGCAGTTAAAGCTCCCCATCAGGTTTCTGTGCAACCTGAGAAAAGCCGTCCAGGTCCATCCTTACAAATTCAGGATTTGAAAGGAACTAACAGGGATCCCCGTCTTAATAGGATGAGTCAACATTCTTCTCATGGAAAAGATCAGAGTCACAGGAAAGAATTCCTAGTGAACACATTGAACCAATCTGATATTAAGACAAGTAAAACTATACCCTCTGAAAAACTAAATTCATCcaagcaagaaaaaagtaaatcaggtgaaaaaataaccaagaaaGAACTTGACCAGTTAGATTCTAAATCTAAATCTAAGTCTAAATCACCATCacctttgaaaaacaaattatcccacacaaaagacttgaaaaatcaAGAATCTGAAAGTGCAAGGGTGTCTGATATGAGCAAGAGAGAtccaagattaaaaaaacatcTTCAGGATAAGACTGATAGCAAAGATGATGatgtgaaagagaagagaaaaactgcaGAAAAGAAGGATAAAGATGAGCACATGAAATCATCTGAACACAGACTGGTtggaagtagaaataaaatcataaatggcATTGTACAAAAACAGGATACAATAACGGAAGAATCAGAAAAACAGGGGACAAAACCAGGGAGATCAAGTACCAGAAAGCGATCAAGATCTCGATCACCAAAGTCTCGGTCACCAATTATACATTCTCCAAAGAGAAGAGATAGGCGGTCACCCAAAAGAAGGCAAAGGAGTATGTCTCCAACCTCGACACCCAAAGCTGGAAAGATTCGCCAATCAGGAGTTAAGCAGTCACATATGGAGGAGTTTACGCCACCttccagggaagaaagaaatgctaAGAGAAGTACTAAACAGGATGTTCGAGATCCAAGGcgaataaaaaagagtgaagaggaACGACCACAGGAAACTGCAAATCAGCATTCTACAAAGTCAGGCACTGAACCAAAGGAGAATATAGAAAATTGGCAAAGTTCCAAGTCTACCAAAAGATGGAAATCTggttgggaagaaaataaaag cttaCAACAGGGTGATGAACATAGTAAATCTCCTCATCTAAGGCACAGGGAGAGTTGGTCAAGCACTAAAGGGATCTTGTCACCTCGAGCCCCAAAGCAGCAGCATCGATTAAGTGTAGATGCCAATCTTCAGATTCCTAAAGAGTTAACTCTTGCAAGCAAAAGAGAATTACTGCAAAAG ACGAGTGAACGTTTAGCATCTGGTGAAATTACACAGGATGAGTTCCTTGTTGTTGTGCATCAAATTCGACAGCTATTTCAGTATCAAGAAGGTAAACATAGATGCAATGTACGGGATAGTcctacagaagaaaataaaggtggattaaaaaagaaacctctCTTATCTGATGCTGAATTAACCTACTATGAAcataaagcaaaactgaaaagGACACAGGTTCAGCATTCATTTCCAAGACTTGATCTCTTAGATCCTGATATTTTTGACTACCCTTTGACTGATGCCTTGTTGTCTGGAATAGAATGTGAGCCAtccaaaactaaacatgcaagtAGGAATAGTGGAGCACAGTTtgacagaaaagaacaatttagTGAAAGAGCAAGACGTCTTTCTCCTATATCTGGGAGTCGTACTTATGCTGAGAATCTTTCACCCCATGAGGGCCGGAGAAGACATGACGAGCAAGTCTCTGCTAAAG gtgtACGAGAAGAGCAGAGATCGCCATTCAATGATCGTTTTCCACTTAAGCGACCTAGGTATGAAGATTCAGATAAACCATTTGTAGATAGCCCAGCATCGAGATTCGCCGGCCTTGATACAAATCAGCGACTTACAGCTTTAGCTGAAGACAGACCATTATTTGATGGACCTAGTAGGCCATCAGTAACGAGAGATGGCCCAACCAAGATGATTTTTGAAGGACCTAATAAATTAAGCCCTAGAATTGATGGACCTCCTGCACCAGGTTCTCTTCGGTTTGATGGGTCACCAGGACAAATGGGGGGAGGTGGCCCTTTGAGATTTGAAGGACCACAAGGTCAGCTAGGAGGTGGGTGTCCTTTGAGATTTGAAGGTCCTCCAGGACCAGTAGGGACACCTCTGCGGTTTGAGGGGCCAATTGGTCAAGCAGGAGGAGGTGGTTTTCGGTTTGAAGGTTCCCCTGGTCTGAGGTTTGAGGGATCTGCAGGTGGTTTGCGATTTGAAGgaccagggggccagcctgtgggTGGTCTCAGGTTTGAGGGACATCGGGGTCAACCTGTGGGTGGTATAAGGTTTGAGGGACCTCATGGTCAGCCTGTGGGTGGACTTAGATTTGATAATCCTCGAGGTCAGCCTGTAGGTGGACTTAGATTTGAGGGGGCTCATGGCCCATCAGGGGCTGCAATTAGGTTTGATGGACCTCATGGTCAGCCAGCAGGTGGGATCAGATTTGAGGGCCCTTTGCTACAGCAGGGAGTTGGAATGAGGTTTGAGGGTCCCCACGGTCAGTCAGTAGCTGGTCTGAGGTTTGAAGGGCAACATAATCAACTCGGTGGGAACCTTAGGTTTGAGGGTCCACACGGTCAACCAGGGGTTGGGATCAGGTTTGAAGGACCTTTAGTCCAACAAGGAGGTGGAATGAGGTTTGAGGGTCCTTCCGTACCAGGAGGTGGCCTGAGAATTGAAGGGCCTCTGGGTCAAGGTGGTCCGAGATTTGAAGGTTGTCATGCTTTAAGGTTTGATGGACAGCCAGGTCAGCCATCACTCTTGCCAAGATTTGATGGATTACATGGTCAGCCAGGTCCTAGATTTGAACGAACTGGTCAGCCAGGCCCACAGAGATTTGATGGACCGCCTGGACAACAGGTTCAACCAAGATTTGATGGTGTACCTCAAAGATTTGATGGTCCACAACACCAGCAAGCATCAAGGTTTGATATTCCTCTTGGTCTTCAAGGCACACGATTTGACAATCATCCTTCACAAAGGCTTGAATCAGTATCTTTCAATCAAACTGGTCCATATAATGATCCACCTGGCAGTGCTTTTAATGCCCCATCCCAAGGACTGCAGTTCCAAAGACATGAACAAATATTTGATTCACCTCAAGGACCAAATTTTAATGGACCACATGGCCCTGGAAACCAGAATTTCTCGAATCCCCTTAACAGAGCTTCTGGACACTACTTTGATGAAAAGAATCTTCAGAGTTCTCAATTTGGAAACTTTGGCAATTTACCTGCTCCAATAACAGTAGGAAATATTCAGGCATCTCAACAG GTTCTGACTGGTGTTGCTCAGCCAGTGGCATTTGGCCAAGGACAACAATTTTTACCAGTTCATCCACAGAATCCTGGAGCATTTGTTCAGAATCCTTCAG gagccCTTCCTAAGGCATATCCTGATAATCATCTCAGTCAGGTGGATGTAAACgaattattttcaaaactgcTAAAAACAGGAATTCTCAAATTGTCGCAGCCTGATTCAGCTACAACGC AAGTAAATGAAGTTGCTGCTCAGCCTCCCCCTGAAGAGGAGGAAGATCAAAATGAAGATCAAGATGTTCCAGATCTTACCAATTTTACAATTGAAGAATTGAAACA ACGTTACGATAGTGTTATAAATCGACTGTACACTGGTATTCAGTGTTACTCTTGTGGAATGAGGTTTACAACATCACAGACAGATGTATACGCAGATCACTTGGACTGGCATTATCGGCAAAATAGAACTGAAAAAGATGTTAGCAGAAAAGTCACTCATAGACGTTGGTACTACAGTTTAACA GACTGGATAGAATTTGAGGAAATAGCTGATCTGGAAGAACGTGCAAAGAGCCAGTTTTTTGAAAAGGTGCATGAAGAAGTCGTGCTCAAAACTCAGGAGGCTGCTAAAGAAAAGGAGTTCCAAAGTGTACCTGCTGGGCCAGCTGGAGCAGTTGAG aGTTGTGAAATCTGTCAAGAACAATTTGAACAATActgggatgaggaagaggaggaatggcatttaaaaaatgctattagaGTGGATGGAAAG atTTATCATCCATCATGTTATGAAGATTATCAAAAT ACGTCTTCATTTGATTGTACACCATCTCCCAGCAAGACACCAGTTGAAAACCCCTTGAACATTATGTTGAACATTGTCAAAAACGAATTGCAGGAACCCTGTGAAAGTTCCAAAGTTAAGGAAGAACAAATTGATACCCCACCAGCTTGTACAGAAGAAAGCATTGCAACACCCactgaaattaaaacagaaaatgatacAGTTGAGtcagtttaa